A window from Bosea sp. ANAM02 encodes these proteins:
- a CDS encoding type II toxin-antitoxin system antitoxin SocA domain-containing protein: MLDNGTYVSPTAVATWFVNAADRSAGEVITHLKVQKLVYYADAWFLANFDRALINEHMQAWAHGPVSASVYQKYRGKGFEPLPPERAVALPDALLPFLKAIQNEYGQYTAKRLEQMTHEEAPWHMARGNLPPEARCTQPIDKLLMRNFYAARLGKEAIQQLRN, encoded by the coding sequence ATGCTAGATAACGGCACATACGTTTCGCCGACCGCTGTTGCGACGTGGTTCGTCAATGCAGCGGATCGCAGCGCTGGTGAGGTCATTACTCACCTGAAGGTCCAGAAGCTCGTCTATTATGCCGACGCTTGGTTTCTGGCCAATTTCGATCGCGCGCTCATCAATGAGCACATGCAGGCATGGGCGCACGGCCCGGTGTCGGCGTCCGTCTATCAGAAATACCGAGGGAAGGGTTTCGAACCTCTGCCGCCAGAGCGCGCCGTCGCGCTGCCGGACGCGCTGCTTCCATTCCTCAAGGCGATTCAAAACGAGTACGGCCAATACACGGCCAAGCGGCTTGAGCAGATGACGCACGAGGAAGCGCCGTGGCACATGGCGCGCGGCAACCTGCCGCCGGAAGCGCGCTGCACTCAGCCGATAGACAAGCTCTTGATGCGCAACTTTTACGCGGCCCGCCTTGGCAAAGAAGCAATACAACAACTTCGCAATTGA
- a CDS encoding LysR family transcriptional regulator: protein MNSNAQKPLAWDDFRLIKAIADKRALPAAAAALGVNHSTVFRRLGQIEEALGTRLFERHRSGYVATPAGEEMIQLAARVDDDITAFARKLAGQEIKPAGELRVATNDSLLVDLLTPLFARFLGQCPDIRLDILIGNQAANLSKRDADVAIRATDNPPETLIGRKPARIAWALYGRAADFPDAEPPLRESLWERSWVSLGDQFTMLSAVRYLARHVAPERVVYRLNTVLGLAEAVEAGIGVGFLPCFIGDTRPALRRLGEPDPDLAADLWLLTHPDMRHTPRVRLFLNFLAAELGRLKPLVEGDRPIGRNSATDASAAETA from the coding sequence TTGAATTCAAATGCACAAAAACCGCTAGCATGGGACGATTTCCGCCTGATCAAGGCGATCGCCGACAAGCGGGCGCTGCCGGCCGCCGCGGCAGCGCTCGGCGTCAATCACTCGACGGTGTTCCGCCGCCTCGGCCAGATCGAGGAGGCGCTCGGCACCCGCCTGTTCGAGCGCCATCGCAGCGGCTATGTCGCGACGCCGGCCGGCGAGGAGATGATCCAGCTCGCCGCCCGCGTCGACGACGACATCACCGCCTTCGCCCGCAAGCTAGCCGGACAGGAGATCAAGCCGGCCGGCGAATTGCGCGTCGCCACCAATGACTCACTGCTGGTCGACCTGCTGACGCCGCTCTTCGCGCGCTTCCTCGGGCAATGCCCGGATATCCGGCTCGATATCCTGATCGGCAACCAGGCTGCCAATCTCTCCAAGCGCGACGCCGATGTCGCGATCCGCGCCACCGACAATCCTCCGGAGACGCTGATCGGCCGCAAGCCGGCCCGTATCGCCTGGGCGCTCTACGGCCGGGCCGCCGATTTTCCCGATGCGGAGCCGCCCCTCCGCGAGAGCCTGTGGGAGCGTAGCTGGGTTTCGCTCGGCGATCAGTTCACCATGCTGAGCGCGGTGCGCTATCTCGCCCGCCATGTCGCGCCGGAGCGGGTCGTCTACAGGCTCAATACCGTTCTCGGCCTCGCTGAAGCCGTCGAGGCCGGGATCGGCGTCGGCTTCCTGCCCTGCTTCATCGGCGACACGCGCCCTGCCCTCAGGCGGTTGGGCGAGCCCGATCCGGATCTTGCCGCAGATCTCTGGCTCCTCACCCATCCGGACATGCGGCATACGCCCCGGGTCAGGCTCTTCCTCAATTTCCTCGCCGCCGAGCTTGGGCGGCTGAAGCCGCTGGTCGAGGGTGATCGTCCGATCGGACGCAACAGCGCGACCGACGCCTCGGCGGCCGAGACCGCCTGA